A window from Bubalus kerabau isolate K-KA32 ecotype Philippines breed swamp buffalo chromosome 5, PCC_UOA_SB_1v2, whole genome shotgun sequence encodes these proteins:
- the LOC129653493 gene encoding ribonucleoprotein PTB-binding 2-like, with product MGRTDRRNRQIHIPCSYVGGFAVVEYSTAEHAEEVQQAADGMTIKGSKVQVSFCAPGAPGRSTLAALIAAQRVRHSNQKGLLPEPNPVQIMKSLNNPAMLQILLQPQLCGRTVKPAVLGTPHSLPHLMNPSISPAFLHLNKAHQNLSHVPLAQQQLMKFENIHTNNKPGLLGEPPAMVLQTAVGIGSPLPLKTELGHLEEVHKTAPNLIPTQTTITTGMGMLPFLPNQHIAGQAGPGHGSTQEKQPALVGMAEGNFSGSQTYLQSFPNLTAGGMLTGHQKQQQSQPGAASKNQTSLLGEPPKEIRLSKNPYLNLASVLPSVCLSSPASKTTVQKTGIASSILDTISQGNESQHTLEKCIAYSQPFGDYAQVSSLRNEKQGSSYLVSAPEGGSVEFVDQHSQGTGAYYMETYLKKKRVY from the exons ATGGGCAGAACTgacagaagaaatagacaaatccacatCCCTT GTAGTTATGTTGGTGGCTTTGCAGTGGTTGAATATAGCACTGCAGAGCATGCTGAAGAGGTTCAACAAGCAGCTGATGGTATGACCATCAAGGGAAGCAAAGTTCAAGTTTCCTTCTGTGCCCCGGGAGCACCAGGGCGAAGTACCTTAGCAGCACTGATAGCAGCTCAACGTGTGAGGCACAGTAATCAAAAGGGCTTACTTCCAGAGCCAAATCCAGTGCAAATCATGAAAAGTTTAAACAACCCTGCCATGTTGCAAATTCTTCTACAACCCCAGCTCTGCGGGCGGACTGTTAAACCAGCAGTTCTTGGAACACCTCACAGCTTGCCGCATCTGATGAATCCATCCATCTCCCCTGCATTTTTACACTTGAATAAAGCACATCAGAATCTTTCTCACGTACCACTGGCTCAGCAACAGCTAATGAAGTTTGAGAATATACATACCAATAATAAACCGGGCTTACTTGGAGAACCCCCAGCTATGGTACTTCAGACTGCTGTAGGGATAGGGTCACCGCTTCCATTGAAAACAGAGCTGGGCCATCTTGAAGAAGTACATAAAACAGCACCTAATTTGATTCCAACTCAAACAACTATAACAACTGGCATGGGCATGttaccattccttccaaatcaGCACATTGCTGGACAAGCTGGACCAGGGCATGGGAGCACTCAGGAGAAACAGCCAGCATTGGTGGGAATGGCAGAAGGAAATTTCTCAGGGTCACAGACTTATCTGCAGAGCTTTCCAAACCTTACTGCTGGTGGCATGCTCACAGGACATCAAAAGCAACAACAAAGTCAGCCAGGGGCTGCCTCTAAGAATCAGACTTCACTCTTGGGAGAGCCACCAAAAGAAATTCGGCTCAGTAAAAATCCATACTTGAACTTGGCAAGTGTGTTGCCCAGTGTGTGCTTATCATCCCCTGCAAGTAAAACCACTGTACAGAAGACTGGAATTGCAAGCAGCATTCTGGATACAATCTCTCAGGGAAATGAATCACAACACACATTGGAGAAGTGCATTGCTTATTCTCAGCCTTTTGGTGATTATGCACAGGTCTCATctttaagaaatgaaaagcaaggcTCATCATATCTCGTCTCTGCCCCAGAAGGTGGTTCAGTGGAATTTGTTGACCAGCATTCTCAGGGCACAGGAGCATATTACATGGAAACCtacttaaaaaagaagagagtgtACTGA